The Thiomicrorhabdus aquaedulcis sequence TGATTACTCGTTTACGTGAGCAACGTGCTGCTTGGAAGCCTTCTTCTAGCGCGGCTAAAAAAGCCAACAAAGGCGAACAAGTCATTATTGATTTTGTAGGTAAAATTGATGGTGATGTATTTGAAGGTGGTTCTGCCGAAAACGTTCCATTAGAATTAGGCAGTGGACGTATGATTCCTGGTTTTGAAGACGGCATTATTGGCATGAAAAAGGGCGAAACCAAAACCATTGAAGTGACCTTTCCTGAAAACTATCATGCGGACAGTTTAAAAGGCAAATCGGCCGCATTTGATGTGACGGTGCACTCGGTTTCAGCTAAAGTTTTACCAGAAATTGATGAAGAGTTTGTTCACGCCTTTGGTATTGATGACGGCAAAGAAGAAACTTTGCGTCAAGAAATTAAAGACAGCATGGTTAAAGAATTGTCTCGTGCAGTTGAGAACCATAACCGCACAGAAGTGCTTAATGCCTTGGAAGAAATTGTTGATGTTGAAATACCTAAGTCATTAATTAATCAAGAAGTTAAAGGTTTGATGGACCGCGCAGTTAAAAACCTTCAGCAACAAGGTGTTAACCCACAAGAAGTAAATATCGAAGCCAGTCATTTTGAAGTAGAAGCTAAAAAGCGTGTTAAGTTAGGCTTAATTTTAGGCGACATCATTAAAGCCAATAAATTGCACGCTTCAGATGAGGAAATTAACACGTTTATTTCTGAGCAAGCGTCTTCTTACGAAGATCCAAAAGAAGTAATTCAATGGTATGCTCAAAACCCAGGCGCAATGCATGAAATTCGTTCTATTATTGTCGAGAGTCAGGTTGCGCAACGCATTTTAAATGAAGCCACTGTTAAACAGGTGACTAAGTCATTTAAAGACGTTATAAACCCTGCCGCTTAGTATTTATTAATCGGTTTTGTATTAAAAGCCATTGTAAATCGCACAAAAGCCCTTAAAAACTTAATTCTGGCGATGAATCTGCTATTTGTCGTTAGGGTTAAGTTTTTTTTTGCCTAAGAAAACGCTAAGATACTAATTGTTTAATAAAAGCGTAATAAAGCCAACAAGAGGAAGCAACAAAGAATATGGACAACACAATTCACAATGTACTTGTACCAATGGTTATCGAACAGACCAGTCGTGGTGAGCGCTCTTATGATATTTATTCTCGCTTATTAAAAGAGCGTGTTATTTTTTTGGTGGGACAAGTAGAAGACCATATGGCCAACCTTATAGTGGCGCAAATGCTGTTTTTAGAATCGGAAAACCCCGAAAAAGATATTCATTTATACATTAATTCACCAGGCGGCAGTGTAACAGCTGGTATGGCTATTTATGACACTATGCGTTTTATCAAACCAAATGTAAGCACTATGTGCATAGGTCAAGCGGCCAGTATGGGTTCTTTTTTATTGTCAGCAGGCGCTAAGGGTAAGCGTTTTGCCTTGCCTAATTCACGCGTTATGATTCATCAGCCGTTGGGTGGTTTTCAGGGTCAAGCCAGTGATATTCAAATTCATGCCAAAGAAATTATGCATATAAAAGACAAGCTAAATCGTGCCCTTGCAGAACATACAGGACAAGACTTAGCCACCATTGAAAAAGACACCGATCGTGATAACTTTATGAGCGCGCAAGCGGCTTGTGATTATGGGTTAATTGATCAAGTTTTAACCAGTCGATAAGGTTTGATGTTATGAGTGTAGATAAAAAATTATATTGCTCGTTTTGCGGTAAAGGGCAAGACGAAGTTCGTAAACTTATTGCTGGCCCCTCAGTGTATATTTGTGATGAGTGTGTTGAGTTATGCAATGACATTTTGCGTGAAGAATTTGGTGAGGAAGCGACCGGACAGTTTGAGTTGGATAACCTACCAACACCGCACGAAATAAGTGCTATTTTAGACAATTATGTAATTGGTCAAAATAAAGCCAAAAAAGTTTTATCGGTGGCAGTATACAATCACTACAAGCGCCTACAAAACTCGCACGTTAAAGATGATGTGGAGTTGACTAAAAGCAATATTTTACTGATTGGGCCAACGGGTTCTGGTAAAACATTACTGGCGCAAACTCTAGCCCGTTTACTTGATGTACCGTTTGCCATTGCCGACGCCACCACATTAACCGAAGCCGGTTATGTAGGCGAAGACGTTGAAAGCATTATTCTAAAACTATTGCAACGCTGTGATAACGATCCAGAAAAGGCCGAGCGTGGCATTATTTATATAGATGAAATTGATAAGATTACCCGTAAATCTGAAAATCCGTCCATCACCCGTGATGTTTCGGGAGAGGGTGTTCAACAGGCTTTGTTAAAGTTAATTGAAGGCACGCAAGCGGCTGTTCCTCCGCAGGGTGGGCGTAAACACCCTAACCAAGATATGATTCACGTGGACACATCAAAAATCCTGTTTATTGTGGGTGGGGCGTTTGAAGGTTTAGACAAAATTATTGAACAGCGAACTGAAACAAATGTGGGAATTGGTTTTTCTGCCGACGTCAAAACTAAAGAAAATAAGCTGAGCATGACGCAAAAGCTGAAAAAGATTGAACCTGAAGATTTAATTAAGTTTGGTTTAATTCCTGAATTTGTGGGTCGTTTACCGATGATTGCAGCACTTGAGGAGTTAGACGAGTCGGCTTTAATTCAAATTTTAACCGAACCTAAAAATGCTTTGGTTAAGCAGTTTCATAAAATGTTTGAACTAGAAGGCGCAGAGTTACAGTTTAGAAAAGACGCTTTAAGCGAAATTGCCAAACTGGCGATAGAGCGTAAAACGGGCGCCCGTGGTTTGCGTTCTATTTTAGAACAAATATTGTTAGATACAATGTACGACTTACCTAGCTTGAAAAATATTGAGACGGTCATTATTAACAAAGCAGTTATTCAAGGCAAAAAACCACCTATGTTGGTGTACAAAGAAGACGAGCTTAAAAAAGCGTCAAGTGAATAATGGTATAAACTGCGCCAATTTAATGCGTTAAGCATGGCTTATGTTTTAAAACCCAGCGGTGTCTGGGTTTTTTTAAGGTAAATTTGACCTTTATAACAGAGGGAAAGTATGGATATTGATCAAGTAAGTATGAAAATGAATGTGTTGATCTTACCGTTAAGAGACGTGGTGGTATTCCCCGGCAATGTAATGCCTTTATTTGTGGGCAGAGATAAATCCATTCAAGCGCTTAATGAGGCGATGAAAGGTGATAAACAGATTTTCTTGATAACGCAAAAAAGTGCTGAGTTGGATTTACCAACGTTAGAAGACCTTTATTCTGTTGGTACTATGGCCAATATATTGCAACTATTAAAACTTCCAGATGGTACGGTTAAGGTTTTGGTTGAAGGCATACAACGTTTTGAGTTGCTGGGCTTACATACTGAACAGAGTATTTTATTAGGGGATATTCAAGCATTGGCCAGTGAGGATGATAATACCGTCGATACCTTAGCGCTTATGCGTGCGTTACGTGAACGTTTTATGGTGCTTGCGGAGTTTAAAAAGAAAGTACCTTCAGAGGTAAAGGCCTCTATAAAAAAAGAAGATAATCCAGACAGAATGGTTGATTTAGTCTCAGCGAATGTTGATTTAACAGTAGTCGATAAACAGCAACTGCTTGAACTTACATCTGTGAGTGCTCGTTTAGAACGCATGCTGGCCATTGTAGAAACAGAATTAGAGTTATTAGAGTCCGAAAAACGTATTACCACGCGTGTAAAAAGTCAGATGGATAAAACACAGCGAGAATACTACTTAAATGAAAAAATCAAAGCCATTCATAACGAACTAGCCGAAGGCGACAACTCGGTGGTGAGTGAGCATGATCAGTTGCTTAAGCGCATTGAAGAGGCGGGCTTAACCGATCAAGCTAAAAGCAAAGCCAGTGCCGAGCTTAAAAAACTTAAAATGATGCCTGCACAGTCATCAGAAGCGACTGTGGTGAGAAATTATTTAGACTGGTTGCTCGACATTCCATGGAAAAAACGCAGTCGAGTTTCAACCGACTTGAAAAGAGCACAAGAAATATTAGATGCGCAGCATTATGGCCTAGAAAAAGTAAAAGAACGCATTGTAGAGTATCTAGCCGTTCAAAAAAGGGTGCGTAAAATGAAAGGGCCTATCTTATGTTTGGTAGGGCCTCCAGGAGTAGGTAAAACGTCTTTGGCGCGTTCGATTGCAGAAGCGACTAATCGCAAGTACGTTCGCATGTCGTTGGGCGGTGTTCGTGACGAGGCCGAGATTCGTGGCCATCGTAAAACCTACATTGGTGCATTGCCTGGTAAAATTATTCAAAAAATGCAAACTGCTGGTACAAAAAATCCCCTGTTTTTGCTGGATGAGATTGATAAGATGTCAAGTGACATGCGCGGTGATCCTGCCAGTGCGTTGCTAGAAGTATTAGATCCTGAGCAAAATAGCGCCTTTAACGACCACTATCTTGAAGTAGATTATGATTTATCAGATGTTATGTTTGTTGCCACCTCAAACTCCATGGATATTCCAGAGGCCTTGTTAGATCGCATGGAGGTTATTAATTTATCGGGCTATACCGAGCCTGAAAAATT is a genomic window containing:
- the tig gene encoding trigger factor, which encodes MQVTVEKPEQGLEHKMTVTFPSADLNSSVEKRLNEIRRSVKMDGFRPGKVPLNVVKKRHGAQVNQEVMGEALQKAFYDAVDQESLNVAGMPMFDELNDKDGSVTFTARFEVYPQIALPEFSAIKVDTIVAEVTDTDVEEMITRLREQRAAWKPSSSAAKKANKGEQVIIDFVGKIDGDVFEGGSAENVPLELGSGRMIPGFEDGIIGMKKGETKTIEVTFPENYHADSLKGKSAAFDVTVHSVSAKVLPEIDEEFVHAFGIDDGKEETLRQEIKDSMVKELSRAVENHNRTEVLNALEEIVDVEIPKSLINQEVKGLMDRAVKNLQQQGVNPQEVNIEASHFEVEAKKRVKLGLILGDIIKANKLHASDEEINTFISEQASSYEDPKEVIQWYAQNPGAMHEIRSIIVESQVAQRILNEATVKQVTKSFKDVINPAA
- the clpP gene encoding ATP-dependent Clp endopeptidase proteolytic subunit ClpP, which encodes MDNTIHNVLVPMVIEQTSRGERSYDIYSRLLKERVIFLVGQVEDHMANLIVAQMLFLESENPEKDIHLYINSPGGSVTAGMAIYDTMRFIKPNVSTMCIGQAASMGSFLLSAGAKGKRFALPNSRVMIHQPLGGFQGQASDIQIHAKEIMHIKDKLNRALAEHTGQDLATIEKDTDRDNFMSAQAACDYGLIDQVLTSR
- the clpX gene encoding ATP-dependent Clp protease ATP-binding subunit ClpX, yielding MSVDKKLYCSFCGKGQDEVRKLIAGPSVYICDECVELCNDILREEFGEEATGQFELDNLPTPHEISAILDNYVIGQNKAKKVLSVAVYNHYKRLQNSHVKDDVELTKSNILLIGPTGSGKTLLAQTLARLLDVPFAIADATTLTEAGYVGEDVESIILKLLQRCDNDPEKAERGIIYIDEIDKITRKSENPSITRDVSGEGVQQALLKLIEGTQAAVPPQGGRKHPNQDMIHVDTSKILFIVGGAFEGLDKIIEQRTETNVGIGFSADVKTKENKLSMTQKLKKIEPEDLIKFGLIPEFVGRLPMIAALEELDESALIQILTEPKNALVKQFHKMFELEGAELQFRKDALSEIAKLAIERKTGARGLRSILEQILLDTMYDLPSLKNIETVIINKAVIQGKKPPMLVYKEDELKKASSE
- the lon gene encoding endopeptidase La, with the protein product MKMNVLILPLRDVVVFPGNVMPLFVGRDKSIQALNEAMKGDKQIFLITQKSAELDLPTLEDLYSVGTMANILQLLKLPDGTVKVLVEGIQRFELLGLHTEQSILLGDIQALASEDDNTVDTLALMRALRERFMVLAEFKKKVPSEVKASIKKEDNPDRMVDLVSANVDLTVVDKQQLLELTSVSARLERMLAIVETELELLESEKRITTRVKSQMDKTQREYYLNEKIKAIHNELAEGDNSVVSEHDQLLKRIEEAGLTDQAKSKASAELKKLKMMPAQSSEATVVRNYLDWLLDIPWKKRSRVSTDLKRAQEILDAQHYGLEKVKERIVEYLAVQKRVRKMKGPILCLVGPPGVGKTSLARSIAEATNRKYVRMSLGGVRDEAEIRGHRKTYIGALPGKIIQKMQTAGTKNPLFLLDEIDKMSSDMRGDPASALLEVLDPEQNSAFNDHYLEVDYDLSDVMFVATSNSMDIPEALLDRMEVINLSGYTEPEKLNIAIKHLLPIAKKDHGLKPSELMVTQESIKEIIQFYTREAGVRLLARELAKLCRKAVKKIVTHEVKAPITITPDMLEAYLGVARYRVGLVDEKNRIGQVAGLAWTKVGGDLLRIEATAMPGKGKLSSTGQLGSVMQESVQTAMSVIRSRSDALGLKPGFYEEFDLHLHFPEGAIKKDGPSAGVAICTAITSVLTNIPVRADVAMTGEITLRGEVLPIGGLKEKLLAALRGGIKMVLIPNENLRDLADVPDEVKNQLDIRPVRWVEEVLELALLEAPKPLEKLEEAVAFKEQVAPKTQEKVTKRH